In one Culex quinquefasciatus strain JHB chromosome 2, VPISU_Cqui_1.0_pri_paternal, whole genome shotgun sequence genomic region, the following are encoded:
- the LOC6040967 gene encoding zinc finger protein 90, translating into MNKHDGKSPYKCRKRCNRSFVGNVNRYIHEMQCAKEPQKCPICNYDLKSKRALADHMIAVHGEAKHACGECGMRFRRGSWLTQHRVKLHGASILKTAQNLPVASCSAKQVVTTAESDSQFKCDECGKTFTHRPLMQYHKRRMHPVQN; encoded by the exons ATGAACAAACATGACG GCAAATCCCCATACAAATGCCGCAAACGGTGCAACCGGAGCTTCGTCGGAAACGTCAACCGGTACATCCACGAGATGCAGTGCGCCAAGGAACCGCAAAAGTGTCCCATATGCAACTACGACCTGAAGAGTAAGCGAGCCCTGGCGGACCACATGATAGCGGTCCACGGAGAGGCCAAACATGCCTGCGGCGAGTGTGGAATGCGGTTTCGGCGGGGGTCTTGGTTGACGCAGCATCGTGTTAAGCTTCACGGTGCATCGATCCTCAAAACGGCACAGAACCTGCCGGTGGCAAGTTGTTCCGCAAAGCAGGTGGTTACCACCGCGGAATCCGACTCGCAGTTCAAGTGTGACGAATGCGGGAAAACTTTCACGCACCGACCGTTGATGCAGTACCATAAGCGGCGAATGCATCCGGTGCAGAATTGA
- the LOC119765019 gene encoding uncharacterized protein LOC119765019, which yields MDNSTFCALCLRRSPSDGSFFGYNIGTNSKFRNTMNAVLGVQLELDDFYTCKSCLKLVQLLQDFRACCLEANVKLRQFGQGVKSDDKWLAGRTAQVIENVRVAVATHAELIRNLSVAVKVEAVDHLEESDASLDEFPSQYIDVKIETSDGEAEPEYLDFTQEMVSDMVEGEILIEEDDDDEIDFST from the coding sequence ATGGACAACTCGACGTTCTGCGCCCTGTGTCTTCGCCGGAGCCCTTCAGATGGCAGCTTTTTCGGGTACAACATCGGGACCAACTCCAAGTTTCGCAATACAATGAATGCCGTTCTCGGGGTCCAGCTTGAACTGGATGATTTCTACACGTGCAAGTCATGCCTCAAGTTGGTCCAGTTGCTGCAGGACTTTCGGGCGTGCTGTTTGGAGGCCAACGTGAAGCTGAGGCAGTTCGGACAGGGAGTTAAAAGCGACGACAAGTGGCTCGCCGGACGGACCGCCCAGGTGATTGAGAATGTCCGCGTTGCCGTGGCGACTCACGCGGAGCTGATCAGGAACCTGTCGGTGGCTGTCAAGGTGGAGGCCGTGGATCATCTGGAGGAGTCTGATGCAAGCTTGGATGAATTTCCCTCGCAATACATCGATGTTAAAATCGAAACATCGGATGGAGAGGCCGAACCGGAATATCTGGATTTCACGCAGGAAATGGTTTCCGACATGGTTGAAGGTGAAATTCTGATCGAGGAGGATGACGACGACGAAATAGACTTCAGTACTTAG